One Helianthus annuus cultivar XRQ/B unplaced genomic scaffold, HanXRQr2.0-SUNRISE HanXRQChr00c001, whole genome shotgun sequence genomic window carries:
- the LOC118489686 gene encoding protein FAR1-RELATED SEQUENCE 5-like, which yields MKKAIEDTWPESRHRLCMWHIMDKLSAKVGASICNNTDFKKSLCAIVWTDSIIPVKFESEWATIMNDFNLVDHEWLQSLYQIRDTWIPAYYREEVMSGLMRTSSRSESENHFFGQFCNPGCTLVEFLGHFDSAIEAQRHEHRKNDHDTRNTNAEIWAEDFVLEDQASRIYTRTIFFDQQLEIQNSIHRCAIGKWEDIGDFVNFFVKDWEQPCTTFFEVMMREADMTIYCTCKRFEQFGLLCSHIFCVLRMLDIREFPQRYILRRWTREAVPNSAPGAILGINETENRYNEVNRVVREITYSTESVINQLVTNFDALCSFRDHVVNYFKTADESVVNAPPKSRSCSHWNKIQRYGHNRRSCKNPTRTKEQAMAEDDGEEADEVDEEEDEWEEVEEDMDEQDEDALDEEDGEEE from the exons ATGAAGAAGGCTATCGAAGATACATGGCCCGAGAGTAGACATAGGCTATGCATGTGGCACATCATGGACAAGCTTTCTGCTAAG GTTGGTGCTTCAATCTGCAATAATACAGATTTCAAAAAGAGCCTGTGTGCCATTGTGTGGACCGATTCAATTATACCAGTTAAGTTTGAAAGTGAGTGGGCTACCATAATGAACGATTTTAACTTGGTTGATCATGAGTGGCTACAGTCACTTTACCAAATCAGGGATACTTGGATACCAGCTTATTATCGTGAGGAGGTCATGTCCGGGCTTATGCGTACCTCTTCTCGTTCCGAGAGCGAGAACCATTTCTTTGGACAGTTCTGTAACCCGGGTTGCACACTTGTCGAATTTCTCGGGCATTTTGATTCTGCTATTGAAGCTCAGAGACATGAGCACAGGAAGAATGACCATGACACCAGAAATACAAACGCTGAAATATGGGCTGAAGACTTTGTTTTGGAGGATCAAGCGTCCAGGATATACACACGCACTATATTTTTTGACCAGCAGTTGGAGATACAAAACAGTATACACAGATGTGCTATCGGAAAGTGGGAAGACATTGGTGACTTCGTTAACTTTTTTGTGAAGGACTGGGAACAACCATGCACTACTTTCTTCGAG GTTATGATGCGGGAGGCCGACATGACTATATATTGTACATGCAAAAGATTTGAACAGTTTGGGTTGTTGTGCTCACACATCTTTTGTGTGCTAAGGATGCTTGACATTAGGGAGTTTCCACAACGCTATATATTACGACGTTGGACTCGGGAGGCTGTTCCAAATAGTGCCCCTGGTGCTATTCTAGGTATCAATGAGACTGAGAATCGTTATAATGAAGTTAACCGTGTTGTACGTGAGATCACATATTCTACAGAGTCGGTTATTAATCAGCTTGTCACCAACTTTGATGCGCTATGCTCGTTCAGGGATCATGTTGTTAATTATTTCAAAACTGCTGATGAGTCTGTCGTCAATGCTCCACCTAAGAGCCGTTCGTGTTCCCATTGGAACAAGATTCAAAG ATACGGTCATAACAGACGTTCTTGCAAAAACCCTACCCGGACTAAAGAACAAGCTATGGCCGAGGATGACGGTGAAGAAGCTGATGAAGTCGACGAGGAGGAAGATGAATGGGAGGAAGTTGAAGAAGATATGGATGAACAAGATGAGGATGCATTAGACGAGGAGGATGGGGAAGAGGAGTAG